The Scomber scombrus chromosome 5, fScoSco1.1, whole genome shotgun sequence genome window below encodes:
- the b3gnt2l gene encoding N-acetyllactosaminide beta-1,3-N-acetylglucosaminyltransferase 2, producing the protein MRLIHTFSAMVLLGTLVLIFFYSSLHLETTYSRKAAAEDLKTLKKKSITKPPRTPPPPSHHYNVTISDGLKQTIPQNKAYWNRLLYSALRRLDKREDPFGRDPRWVHCRETNQELLQTNVHDITSYPALFQDFLQGMHCRSPPVLIDQPNKCIAVEKGKKDEQIFLLFAIKTTPANFERRQAVRETWGREEVYKSGLRVRTVFLLGSSSQDDPDLSSLLSFEAQHFGDILQWEFYESLLNLTLKMNMLFHWTQQNCPHVSFVFSGDDDVFVNTPALLNYLQSLEPSKASRLYVGHVISTAHPLRDPISKYYIPLSFYEGPYPAYAGGGGFLISGALLQPFYTVSRVIPFFPIDDVYTGMCAKALEVTPEAHAGFQTFDVKEQDRENLCVYKDLILIHQRTPQQLKKLWRGIHSPLLTC; encoded by the coding sequence ATGAGACTTATTCACACCTTCAGTGCTATGGTTCTCCTTGGCACTTTAGTTTTGATCTTCTTCTACTCAAGTCTACATTTAGAGACGACCTACAGTCGCAAGGCTGCTGCAGAGGACCTCAAGACCCTCAAGAAGAAGAGCATCACCAAACCTCCTCGTacacctccccctccttctcatCACTACAATGTGACTATTTCTGATGGCCTAAAACAGACCATCCCTCAAAACAAAGCGTATTGGAACCGGCTGCTGTACTCGGCCCTCAGGCGTCTGGACAAGCGGGAGGACCCTTTTGGACGCGACCCCCGCTGGGTTCACTGCAGGGAGACAAATCAAGAGCTCCTGCAAACCAACGTGCACGACATCACCTCCTACCCTGCTTTGTTCCAGGACTTTTTGCAGGGCATGCATTGCAGGTCTCCTCCTGTCCTGATCGATCAACCCAACAAGTGCATCGCCGTTGAGAAGGGGAAGAAAGACGAGCAGATCTTTCTGCTTTTTGCCATCAAAACAACTCCTGCAAACTTTGAGCGGAGACAGGCGGTGAGGGAGACTTGGGGGCGAGAGGAGGTGTATAAGAGTGGACTGAGAGTACGCACAGTGTTTCTCCTGGGTAGCTCCTCGCAGGATGACCCTGACCTCAGCTCCTTGCTTTCATTCGAAGCACAACACTTTGGGGACATCCTGCAGTGGGAATTCTATGAATCCCTCTTGAATCTGACGCTCAAAATGAACATGCTCTTCCATTGGACGCAGCAAAACTGCCCCCATGTCTCCTTCGTCTTTAGCGGGGACGACGACGTCTTTGTCAACACGCCTGCATTGCTCAACTACCTGCAGTCTCTGGAGCCTTCAAAGGCCTCTCGGTTGTATGTTGGACATGTTATAAGCACAGCACACCCTCTCAGAGACCCTATAAGCAAATACTACATCCCTTTGAGCTTCTATGAAGGCCCATACCCTGCTTACGCTGGTGGAGGAGGCTTTCTTATCTCTGGAGCATTGCTGCAACCTTTCTACACCGTTTCACGAgtcattcctttcttccccaTCGATGATGTCTACACCGGGATGTGCGCCAAAGCTCTGGAGGTTACTCCTGAGGCGCACGCCGGCTTTCAGACCTTTGATGTGAAGGAACAGGATCGGGAGAACCTGTGCGTCTATAAAGATCTGATTCTGATTCACCAGCGCACCCCACAACAGTTGAAGAAGCTGTGGAGGGGCATTCACAGTCCCTTGTTGACTTGTTGA
- the bckdha gene encoding 2-oxoisovalerate dehydrogenase subunit alpha, mitochondrial, producing MNNMYRVCFHAARQAAGLKASRLLQHRAFRASAMHRQQPFDSSLEKPQFPGASAEFVDQLEFIQPNVISGIPVYRVMDRQGNIINPSQDPELSKETVLNFYQKMTLLNTMDRILYESQRQGRISFYMTNYGEEGTHIGSAAALDPSDLVFGQYREAGVLMYRGFPLDLFMAQCYANADDLGKGRQMPVHYGSKDLNFVTISSPLATQIPQAVGSAYAIKRENANRAVICYFGEGAASEGDAHAGFNFSATLECPLIFFCRNNGYAISTPTNEQYRGDGIAARGPGYGMMSIRVDGNDVFAVYNATKEARRRAVAENQPFLIEAMTYRIGHHSTSDDSSAYRSVDEVNYWDKQDHPISRLRHYMTARNWWSEDDERSWRKQSRKMVMEVFERAERRLKPNPELLFTDVYQEMTPNLNKQRESLWRHVQQYKEHYPVDLYDK from the exons ATGAACAACATGTACAGAGTGTGTTTCCATGCTGCTCGTCAGGCGGCAGGACTGAAGGCATCGAGGCTGCTTCAACACAGAGCCTTCAGAGCCAGT GCCATGCACCGACAGCAGCCCTTTGACTCATCGCTGGAAAAGCCACAGTTTCCTGGAGCCTCGGCCGAGTTTGTGGATCAACTCGAGTTCATCCAGCCCAATGTCATCTCTGGGATTCCAGTGTACCGGGTGATGGACCGGCAGGGCAATATCATCAACCCCTCTCAAGACCCTGAG CTCTCCAAAGAGACAGTTTTGAACTTTTATCAGAAGATGACCCTGCTGAACACAATGGATCGCATTCTCTATGAATCTCAGAGACAG GGCCGTATTTCCTTCTACATGACAAACTATGGTGAGGAGGGGACACATATCGGTAGTGCTGCCGCTCTGGACCCAAGTGACCTGGTCTTCGGTCAATACAGAGAGGCTG GAGTGCTGATGTATCGCGGTTTCCCTCTGGATTTGTTCATGGCTCAGTGCTATGCCAACGCCGATGACCTCGGCAAGGGTCGGCAGATGCCCGTCCACTACGGCTCCAAAGACCTGAACTTTGTCACCATCTCCTCTCCACTGGCCACGCAGATTCCTCAGG CGGTTGGATCTGCATATGCAATAAAGAGAGAAAACGCCAACCGAGCTGTGATCTGTTATTTCGGAGAGGGAGCGGCCAGCGAAGGTGACGCCCATGCTGGCTTCAACTTCTCTGCCACCCTCGAGTGTCCTCTGATCTTCTTCTGTCGTAACAACGGTTACGCCATCTCCACCCCCACTAACGAGCAGTACAGAGGAGACGGCATCG CTGCTCGAGGTCCGGGTTATGGCATGATGTCCATCCGTGTTGATGGTAACGATGTGTTTGCTGTGTACAACGCTACAAAGGAAGCTCGCCGCAGGGCCGTGGCTGAGAACCAGCCCTTCCTCATTGAGGCAATGACCTACAG AATCGGTCACCACAGCACCAGCGACGACAGCTCCGCTTACCGCTCGGTGGATGAGGTGAACTACTGGGACAAGCAGGACCATCCCATTTCCAGGCTGAGACACTACATGACGGCCCGCAACTGGTGGAGCGAGGACGACGAGAGGAGCTGGCGGAAGCAATCCCGCAAGATGGTGATGGAGGTGTTCGAGAGGGCCGAGAGGCGCCTGAAGCCTAACCCGGAGCTGCTCTTCACCGACGTCTACCAGGAGATGACGCCCAACCTGAACAAGCAGCGGGAGTCCCTGTGGAGGCACGTGCAGCAGTACAAGGAGCACTACCCGGTCGACCTGTACGATAAATAA